One window from the genome of Alnus glutinosa chromosome 13, dhAlnGlut1.1, whole genome shotgun sequence encodes:
- the LOC133854928 gene encoding uncharacterized protein LOC133854928, producing MLPHSYTFDSQSKSKDLADAILAATSPSQISSTCASIESFLLSHSPDQSRHFFSLAFPTLIYKLFFGLPDATSSSSKPRPSNGWIDSVLSSNDPDSANAIFSLLSPSGVLLHSISAVDRLSLVKYVFPIERLPEWARFAISSGKDAPALSDLCPLFTAKLIEDPIKPSSHQIQLHVFEYYLFWFAYYPVCKANSDNSDSVSTKRARKFRLDNWTSSIPGFSNPKRGNDQRIECNLYVRLLYAYLRAFVPIYDFNALQPYRSSLLHYASGCDGSLTMRAEFVVSAFMHFWLVDNDFSPFPVGLLKSFGVSFPFRSVSGDTPPPASGLGEVVKLFVKYLNLSSGDGTEERGGESCGTPRWRVSNSGSLDAAKSRDVPMPMHPAGSWNVWIQRPLYRFVLRTFLFCPVGTSIKNASEVFDIWVSYMEPWTISWDDFTELDAIVDGSRKRKEDSGCRGCGYGYSPAWQGYVLSNYLYYSSLVMHFIGFAHKFLHTDVEIVVRMVSKVMCILTSSKELTDLIKNVDTVFHSKQAGSGKSMLNSLYRFVPSIREQLQDWEDGLCESDADGSFLHENWNKDLRLFDDGEDGGRRLLQLFILRAEAELQAISGDNLADNLKCIDSLKAQVSYLFGGDPVRRLSFSPEAQQHSQSRYDIFKPRRVGNDTVSEIKYKGDWMRRPISDDEVAWLAKLLVKLSAWLNESLGLNQAESGQEERKWSYVEVSGDAGNVCGPTETVKVVICAIASWLLILGVAAVRLMRKHGLRVNLRMLASKKIVMVLLLSAVFSVLKKAFGLLFHRV from the exons ATGCTCCCCCATTCGTACACCTTTGATTCCCAATCCAAGTCCAAGGATCTCGCCGACGCCATCCTCGCCGCCACCTCTCCGTCCCAAATCTCCTCCACCTGCGCTTCTATCGAGTCCTTCCTGCTCTCGCACTCACCCGACCAGTCCCGCCACTTCTTCTCCCTCGCCTTCCCAACCCTCATCTACAAGCTCTTCTTCGGCCTCCCCGACGCCACCTCATCCTCTTCCAAGCCCCGCCCATCCAACGGCTGGATCGACAGCGTCCTCTCATCCAACGACCCTGATTCCGCCAACGCCATCTTCTCCCTCCTCTCCCCCTCCGGCGTCCTCCTCCACTCCATCTCCGCCGTCGATCGCCTCTCCCTCGTCAAATACGTGTTCCCCATCGAACGCCTCCCCGAGTGGGCCCGCTTCGCCATCTCCTCCGGCAAAGATGCCCCAGCCCTCTCCGATCTCTGCCCCTTATTCACAGCCAAACTCATAGAAGACCCAATCAAGCCCTCCTCTCATCAAATCCAGCTCCATGTCTTCGAGTACTACCTCTTCTGGTTCGCTTATTATCCTGTTTGCAAAGCCAATTCCGACAATTCCGATTCCGTCTCCACCAAAAGAGCTAGGAAATTCAGGTTGGACAATTGGACTTCCTCCATCCCCGGATTCTCTAATCCGAAGCGCGGAAATGACCAAAGAATTGAGTGCAATCTTTATGTTCGACTTCTCTACGCGTATCTTCGCGCGTTTGTGCCCATTTACGATTTCAATGCGCTCCAACCCTACCGGAGCTCCTTGCTTCACTACGCGTCCGGGTGCGATGGATCGCTTACGATGCGCGCGGAGTTTGTTGTGAGCGCTTTTATGCATTTCTGGTTAGTTGACAACGACTTCTCGCCATTTCCGGTTGGCCTGTTGAAATCATTCGGCGTTTCCTTTCCGTTTCGGTCGGTCTCTGGGGATACCCCGCCGCCGGCGTCCGGTTTGGGGGAGGTCGTGAAGTTGTTCGTCAAATACTTGAATTTGAGCTCCGGGGACGGGACTGAAGAGCGTGGTGGTGAAAGTTGTGGGACTCCGAGGTGGAGGGTGTCGAATTCAGGTTCGCTCGATGCTGCGAAGTCGAGGGATGTGCCCATGCCGATGCATCCGGCTGGGTCGTGGAACGTGTGGATTCAGAGGCCGCTCTATCGTTTTGTACTGAGGACGTTTTTGTTTTGCCCGGTTGGGACGTCGATTAAGAATGCCTCGGAGGTGTTTGATATTTGGGTTAGCTATATGGAGCCTTGGACGATCAGCTGGGATGATTTCACGGAGCTGGACGCTATCGTGGACGGTTCTAGAAAGAGGAAGGAGGATTCTGGGTGTCGAGGTTGTGGATATGGATATTCCCCTGCTTGGCAGGGTTATGTGTTGTCTAATTACCTGTATTACAGTTCATTGGTAATGCATTTCATCGGGTTTGCTCACAAGTTTCTTCACACTGACGTGGAAATTGTTGTCCGGATGGTGTCGAAG GTTATGTGCATATTGACGTCATCTAAAGAGCTGACTGACCTTATAAAGAACGTGGATACTGTTTTTCATTCCAAACAAGCTGGATCAGGCAAATCAATGCTTAATAGCTTATACAGATTTGTTCCTTCAATTCGTGAACAGTTGCAG GATTGGGAGGATGGCCTATGTGAGAGTGATGCTGATGGATCTTTCTTGCATGAGAACTGGAATAAAGATTTACGACTCTTTGATGATGGGGAAGATGGTGGAAGACGACTGCTTCAG TTGTTTATATTGCGAGCAGAAGCTGAGTTACAAGCAATTTCTGGTGATAACCTTGCAGACAACCTTAAGTGTATAGATTCATTGAAAGCACAGGTGAGCTACTTGTTTGGTGGCGATCCGGTAAGGAGGCTGTCATTTTCCCCAGAAGCGCAACAGCACTCCCAATCCCGATATGATATATTCAAGCCTCGAAGAGTTGGGAACGACACAGTTTCAGAAATCAAATACAAGGGTGACTGGATGAGGCGCCCAATCTCTGATGATGAGGTTGCATGGCTTGCAAAACTGCTGGTCAAGTTATCTGCTTGGCTGAATGAGAGTCTTGGACTGAACCAGGCAGAGAGCGGCCAAGAGGAGCGTAAGTGGTCGTATGTGGAGGTGTCAGGTGATGCGGGCAATGTATGCGGGCCGACAGAGACGGTGAAGGTGGTTATATGTGCTATTGCTTCTTGGCTTCTCATTTTGGGGGTGGCGGCAGTGAGGCTAATGAGAAAACATGGTCTGAGAGTGAACCTTAGGATGTTAGCCTCAAAAAAGATTGTGATGGTTTTACTTTTGTCCGCTGTATTTAGTGTACTGAAGAAAGCTTTTGGACTACTGTTTCATAGggtatag